Proteins co-encoded in one Ensifer sp. PDNC004 genomic window:
- a CDS encoding SRPBCC domain-containing protein, which translates to MPEALVVRRETQIPAPPAAVFALLTDPEKILRWMGTEADTKAEPGGLYLVNVTGARFARGAFREVVPVHRLAYSFGWEGSDIVPPGSSLIEIDLIEQPPGTLLRLTQTGLPSAEQCAGHAEGWTHYLERLRQVASGRDPGPDPWLGRDGAA; encoded by the coding sequence ATGCCAGAAGCCCTCGTCGTCCGTCGCGAAACACAGATCCCGGCGCCCCCCGCCGCAGTATTCGCTCTCTTGACCGACCCGGAAAAAATCCTGCGCTGGATGGGAACTGAGGCCGACACCAAGGCGGAGCCCGGTGGTCTCTACCTCGTCAACGTGACCGGCGCGCGTTTTGCCCGCGGGGCTTTCCGCGAGGTCGTGCCGGTGCATCGTCTCGCCTACAGCTTCGGCTGGGAAGGCAGCGACATCGTGCCGCCCGGCTCGAGCCTGATCGAGATCGACCTGATCGAACAGCCGCCCGGAACATTGCTGCGCCTTACGCAAACGGGCCTGCCCAGCGCCGAACAATGTGCGGGGCATGCGGAAGGCTGGACGCATTATCTGGAGCGCTTGCGCCAAGTGGCCTCCGGGCGCGATCCAGGCCCCGATCCCTGGCTCGGCCGCGACGGTGCGGCTTGA
- a CDS encoding adenylate/guanylate cyclase domain-containing protein, which produces MDLSVPLAWLVDEASASPEPDRFLSDLGRRLLADGLPLAAGALTLAVPHPIIARRTWLWRAESGVVIESLGFAGAVSDRAGEEWLAGFGPMLQPSAKLGTEHAPLSWAGSRPFDPEETARLHEVERFAVAPLAVLAERAALTALLDAYLGRRSAARVRAGALTRGTGETIRAALLYADLRNFTALSEISEPAVVIAALDAWFDRLAGAIHAFGGEVLKFIGDGVLAIFPVSGSPGEACDSALRAVSAARAGMAHLDETRQAEGLPPLSFGVALHLGDILWGNIGAADRLDFTAIGPAVNLVSRLEGLCRPLGRSVLISGAVAETTSMPLLPLGEHSLRGIAAPCAVFTLPDA; this is translated from the coding sequence ATGGATTTGTCCGTCCCCCTTGCCTGGCTCGTGGACGAGGCGAGCGCCTCGCCGGAGCCGGACCGCTTCCTGTCCGACCTCGGCCGCCGGCTCCTCGCCGACGGTTTGCCGCTTGCGGCCGGCGCCCTTACGCTCGCCGTGCCACACCCGATCATCGCCCGCCGCACCTGGCTGTGGCGGGCCGAGAGCGGCGTGGTGATCGAGAGCCTGGGCTTTGCCGGCGCCGTCTCCGACCGGGCGGGTGAAGAGTGGCTGGCCGGGTTCGGACCAATGCTGCAACCATCGGCAAAACTGGGAACGGAACACGCGCCCCTCAGCTGGGCCGGGAGCCGCCCGTTCGACCCGGAAGAGACGGCGCGGCTTCATGAGGTCGAGCGCTTTGCCGTCGCGCCCCTGGCGGTTCTTGCCGAGCGGGCAGCGCTGACCGCCCTGCTCGACGCCTATCTCGGCCGCCGCAGTGCCGCCCGCGTTCGCGCCGGGGCGCTCACCCGCGGCACCGGCGAAACAATTCGGGCGGCCCTGCTCTATGCCGATTTGCGTAACTTCACGGCGCTGTCCGAGATATCGGAACCGGCCGTGGTGATCGCCGCCCTCGACGCCTGGTTCGATCGCCTCGCCGGCGCGATCCACGCCTTTGGTGGCGAGGTGCTGAAATTCATCGGCGACGGCGTCCTGGCGATCTTTCCGGTGAGCGGTTCGCCGGGCGAAGCCTGCGATTCGGCGCTGCGCGCGGTCTCCGCCGCACGCGCCGGAATGGCGCATCTCGACGAGACACGGCAGGCCGAAGGGCTGCCGCCGCTCTCCTTCGGCGTGGCCCTGCACCTCGGCGACATTCTCTGGGGCAATATCGGCGCCGCCGACAGGCTCGACTTCACCGCGATCGGCCCGGCGGTCAATCTCGTCAGCCGGCTGGAGGGCCTGTGCCGGCCGCTCGGCCGCTCCGTGCTGATTTCGGGTGCCGTCGCTGAAACCACGTCGATGCCGCTGCTGCCGCTCGGCGAGCATTCCTTGCGCGGCATCGCAGCGCCGTGCGCCGTCTTCACGTTGCCGGACGCGTAA